AATCGAATGAGCGTTTTCCTCCCGTTGACTTTAATGGCACATCCCAAACATTGTCAATCGGACACCATAACAAACATGGTCACGCGACGGTCATTGTTTCTTTTTGCACGACACAAACATTTTTGGAACAGATTTTCTTCCTTCCGTCACAGACACAAGCACAGGGAGGAATAAAATGACGTTCTTATTGgctccaaaacaacaaaaatacaatcagagatgttttgtggccaaaaaCAGGGATGCATGGAGATAGTTTGGGGATTTtcttttcaatgtatttttcattCTTGCCAATATGGTTAACCCTAAAAATAGAATAGCGGGTGCTCTAAAACAGGTTTGAATAAAAGCCTTCGGGACACCTTTCCAATCGAGTCGGCGTCTGACGGTCCGGGAAACATCGACAGTTCGGGAAAAACGCAGGAAAGGCGTCGGCTCTTAGTGCTTAGAGAGCAGGCACGGAGAGCGTCCGTCGACGTTCGCCGGCCCCGGCGTACCTTCCGGCGTCAGATCCCGACCGCCAAGGCGCTCAGCGCGTGATGGACGAACTCGTACTGCTCCGCCGTCTGGATCATTCCGCCCCTGCCGGAACGGAGTTGTCGGACGTCTTTCCGATCCGTCCCGACCGACGAATTGGCTCGTCGCTCGCTCTCCTCACCTGTCCAGTCGCATCTGGCAGGTGATGGCCAGCACGTCCACGGCGCCTTCGGCCGCCAGCTGCCGGGCGCCCACGCTGGCGGCGATGAAGCAGCCCGTGCGCCCGATCCCCGCGCTGAAAACCAGAGAAACGCAATCGCGATCGTTTCTTGCGAGGCTCTATTGTTGTTGAGATGCTCCTAACTTGCTGGATGTCGATTGACCGTTTTGAAATTTCGGACGTCCGtgaaaaagcaaaaagtttcaaaatggctTCTGCGATGCCGCGCTTATTAAACGGCCGGCGACCGCACGGGAAAACGGGCCATGCGCGCGGGTTTACCTGCAGTGTACGATGACGGGCCCGGCCCGCGGCGCCGCCCGCCGCGCCGCCTCCACGTCCTCCATCAGCCGTAGCAGCGGCACAGTGGCCGAGGGCGTCTTGTGGTCGGGCCACGCCGTGAACCAGAAGTGACGCAGCGTGCGGCGCGTGTCCCCGCGCTGCGGCGTCCGACGTCATCCCACACCAAATTTACAGAGCGCGTGTCGGCGGCCGGGCGGGTACCTTGAGCGTGACGCCTCTGGCGGTGTAGTGCTGACACTCCCGCGCGGCTTCGACCTCCACCTCCACCCGGCCGAAAACGCCGCGCTTCTCGGGCCAGTAGAGGAcgcacttctgcgaggcggcgccaaaaaaaaaaaaaaaaaaaaaaaaaaggctcagaGCTGCGCCGTCGGCCGCACGAGGGCAAACGCGGGCGGGCGCCGACCTCGCTCTTCTCCTTAAGCTTGGTGATCATGACGATGGCGGGCGCCGCTTCCTGCCACGCCATCAGCCAGAAATCGTCCACCGTGTTGGCCATCGGGCCCTGCGTGGCGATGAAGGCCTTCTCGTCACCCCGGTAACCCTGAGACGCGTGAGAACACGTGAGCTAGCGTCGAGGGCGGCGGACGTCCGGTCCCTTTGGAGACGGCCGATTGGACGTCCGGCGCAGCCGAGTTCACAAAAGCTCGCGTGGCTGAAAAACGCGCGCGCAAACACACTTTGATATCGAAAGGAAACCGAGGGAACTCGACGTTCCCGCGGCTTCCTGACAGGAAAACGGCACTGGGGGAAAACTTTTACTCCGCTCGTGTTTGTCTCGACTCAGAGGCGTGCTGACCCGGATGTAGTTGGCGTTGATGTAGGAGCCCAGCGGGTCGTCCTTTCTTCCGGTCCGCAGCACCACTCTGGAACCAGGATCTACGAGGAGACGAGCAGAGCGCGGGACATCGGGCGCCAATCCCTCAGAGCGACTCGCTGACTCACTGGGCAAGATGGTCTTGTATCGGTTTTTGCTCCCGTGGTCGGGAACGTCCACGTGCTTCGCGTCCGTGAAGTTCATCGGAATCTCCTGATAAGCGCACGGGTGAAACGACGCTCCGGAAACGCGCGCTCCGTCGCGAGACTCACCGAGAACTCGTCGTGCAGCGCGCGCGCGTCTCTGACCGCGCGGCGCAGTTGCTGAGGCGCGAGTGGGCGTCGGGCGGCCGTCAGGTACTCGCCGGCCGCCTCCTCTCTTGGGGGCGTGACCGCGACGGCGCCGGACACGTCCAAAACCAGCGAGACGTTGGAACCGCGTCTGCGGAAGAGGCGGGGGACACTTCGAGGACGGCTCGACTTCCCGATAAAAAGAGCGACTTCCCGGCGCACGTTAACATTCCCACCCGATCTTTACAGGTCGAAGGTCATTTGCGCTTTCGGCGCCATCGACAACATCCAATCAATCGATCGCTAGCGGCGTATCCGTTCGTTCCCTCGCTCCAACGGATTGGCCCCAGAGTTGTTCTCACCCTCCCACTAAATCTATCTTATCACTTCGCACGTTCATCGCGTTCAGTGACGTTTACATCACCTCTCTTGAAGTCCCGTCGGCGTTTTCATCCTGAAGGGGGAGGGGCGCGGCCTCGGCTCGCTCGTCACCGGCTCGACGGCCGCCGAGGAGGCGGGGTCCGCTTCGGGGGGAGAGGCGAGCCTTGATGGAAGGGAGCGCGGGCGGGTCGTGAACAGAGTGCGCGCGCGGCGGGAAAGCGGGCGGGCTTACCTCGGCGGCGGGAGGGCGGCGGCCGTGACCGACGTCAACGTCGCCGCCGACTCGTCGCGGCTCACGTGCGCACACGTGACCTTGGCGGCGAAGGGAGGGGGCGTAGCTTTCAGACGCCCGCTAGAAGTCGTCTTCGGCCCGAATAGAAGCTGCGATCGGAAAGAGAAATACCGCACGACTGTCGGATCGGACAAATGTTTTCACGCGGAGGCTTAACGCGTATACCGTTAAGCTGACGATGGCCATTATAAGGATGGCGAGGAAGAGAACGGTGGTGTACCACGCTTCCTGACCCCACGCGTGCTGCTGTGGCGCCTCCTGCAGAACGTtcttctagaaaaaaaaaatcaaactcaCAATCGGTCTCTTTCCTGGATGTCCACGTGGATTGTGtcgtagtgttgcaccgatactattATTTTGGCTTCCGATACCCTGGCTGCCCGATTTTAGGGGTTTTTTTggattacaataataataataatactacaggatagattagaatgtcatcatagaaatccattgattggactgctagcagtacatcttgttttgtgtatataatatatctatgtgcgcgtcTCCTCGATAATAatctattactaggccgcgggcgcagcacatttgttctcggaaataattagcccccacatgaGCGAAGATGAATTtggatgatttttttcacggcgaaaagggcacctgacgagccagaagatgagcctccaacctcgaagacccacgaactgcgaaggaatggattcgtgacccgtttgtgaataaaccgagtgattcgagcgtgtctgtgcaacaggacgaTCAGCTTGtccagatcgcaaatgacggcgac
This sequence is a window from Corythoichthys intestinalis isolate RoL2023-P3 chromosome 13, ASM3026506v1, whole genome shotgun sequence. Protein-coding genes within it:
- the ptprr gene encoding tyrosine-protein phosphatase non-receptor type 5 isoform X3; amino-acid sequence: MRSAAGRLLLLLMLCRPTRSQSSSGQAEPRAADSSDSDPGWEDGVPNRLRRQRFGHPDGEVRVEHAAVAARHLVTVQFLTLDVRRLNTALLRRFRGGAAAALGVPVGLVHINALDEEKNGVEIFVSSERADASEPWPARDVVRSLNVGVLRRRLARFGITEVSVQKNVLQEAPQQHAWGQEAWYTTVLFLAILIMAIVSLTLLFGPKTTSSGRLKATPPPFAAKVTCAHVSRDESAATLTSVTAAALPPPRLASPPEADPASSAAVEPVTSEPRPRPSPFRMKTPTGLQERRGSNVSLVLDVSGAVAVTPPREEAAGEYLTAARRPLAPQQLRRAVRDARALHDEFSEIPMNFTDAKHVDVPDHGSKNRYKTILPNPGSRVVLRTGRKDDPLGSYINANYIRGYRGDEKAFIATQGPMANTVDDFWLMAWQEAAPAIVMITKLKEKSEKCVLYWPEKRGVFGRVEVEVEAARECQHYTARGVTLKRGDTRRTLRHFWFTAWPDHKTPSATVPLLRLMEDVEAARRAAPRAGPVIVHCSAGIGRTGCFIAASVGARQLAAEGAVDVLAITCQMRLDRGGMIQTAEQYEFVHHALSALAVGI
- the ptprr gene encoding tyrosine-protein phosphatase non-receptor type 5 isoform X2, producing the protein MRSAAGRLLLLLMLCRPTRSQSSSGQAEPRAADSSDSDPGWEDGVPNRLRRQRFGHPDGEVRVEHAAVAARHLVTVQFRGGAAAALGVPVGLVHINALDEEKNGVEIFVSSERADASEPWPARDVVRSLNVGVLRRRLARFGITEVSVQKNVLQEAPQQHAWGQEAWYTTVLFLAILIMAIVSLTLLFGPKTTSSGRLKATPPPFAAKVTCAHVSRDESAATLTSVTAAALPPPRLASPPEADPASSAAVEPVTSEPRPRPSPFRMKTPTGLQERRGSNVSLVLDVSGAVAVTPPREEAAGEYLTAARRPLAPQQLRRAVRDARALHDEFSEIPMNFTDAKHVDVPDHGSKNRYKTILPSESASRSEGLAPDVPRSARLLVDPGSRVVLRTGRKDDPLGSYINANYIRGYRGDEKAFIATQGPMANTVDDFWLMAWQEAAPAIVMITKLKEKSEKCVLYWPEKRGVFGRVEVEVEAARECQHYTARGVTLKRGDTRRTLRHFWFTAWPDHKTPSATVPLLRLMEDVEAARRAAPRAGPVIVHCSAGIGRTGCFIAASVGARQLAAEGAVDVLAITCQMRLDRGGMIQTAEQYEFVHHALSALAVGI
- the ptprr gene encoding tyrosine-protein phosphatase non-receptor type 5 isoform X1 — its product is MRSAAGRLLLLLMLCRPTRSQSSSGQAEPRAADSSDSDPGWEDGVPNRLRRQRFGHPDGEVRVEHAAVAARHLVTVQFLTLDVRRLNTALLRRFRGGAAAALGVPVGLVHINALDEEKNGVEIFVSSERADASEPWPARDVVRSLNVGVLRRRLARFGITEVSVQKNVLQEAPQQHAWGQEAWYTTVLFLAILIMAIVSLTLLFGPKTTSSGRLKATPPPFAAKVTCAHVSRDESAATLTSVTAAALPPPRLASPPEADPASSAAVEPVTSEPRPRPSPFRMKTPTGLQERRGSNVSLVLDVSGAVAVTPPREEAAGEYLTAARRPLAPQQLRRAVRDARALHDEFSEIPMNFTDAKHVDVPDHGSKNRYKTILPSESASRSEGLAPDVPRSARLLVDPGSRVVLRTGRKDDPLGSYINANYIRGYRGDEKAFIATQGPMANTVDDFWLMAWQEAAPAIVMITKLKEKSEKCVLYWPEKRGVFGRVEVEVEAARECQHYTARGVTLKRGDTRRTLRHFWFTAWPDHKTPSATVPLLRLMEDVEAARRAAPRAGPVIVHCSAGIGRTGCFIAASVGARQLAAEGAVDVLAITCQMRLDRGGMIQTAEQYEFVHHALSALAVGI